The Palaemon carinicauda isolate YSFRI2023 unplaced genomic scaffold, ASM3689809v2 scaffold111, whole genome shotgun sequence genomic interval CATGACGATTCACTGAACCACATGGACCAAAGATATATGGTTCCATATTCGTGTGATACACTGTGTGATTGAGTGAAGTTGAAAGCGTGACGTTTTCCTCACTTCATAATGATAATCTTTCACACTTTTTTAGCTTCAGAATTTCTGGGAGTTTCTCATAGGAAGATTTTGTCAAGTGGAGAGGTGATAACTCGGTCTATCTTATCATAAATcttgttttatttagtttatattttaagcatagtataataaattcatattttacgttttatttattattttcattatcataaataGTTTTATCTATATATGATCTGTGATACCTATATGATATTTAGACCTATAAATGACTCCTTTTTCTCATTGATAAATAGGCCTATAGGCCTATTTGAGTTTTCCCTTGAAGGATATGTTATTGAAATCTTTTGTCCTGTTTCATTATTCAAAATTGGGAATTCTCTCGTTTATAATATCCACAAATTTTTATTTAATCTTAATTGTAAAAAATACACCAGCTGATACTAACTCATATTGATTAGAAATACGTTATTCTGTTAATGTTACTCAAGACAACATAGATATAATGACTTTTCAGTGTTGatatatcaatttctttatttaaCTATTTAAGTATTTATACTGAATAGCTGAAGTTATTTTTCTATATCACCTCGTGTATGTTTTCAAATACATTTATGTATCTATAAAAGTTTAAATCAAGACTTCCATAGCTTTTAATGATTTTCAATTAATATTTGAGAAAGACTGTGGTGTGACCTACTGGCCTAAAGTTTTTATGAGATTTTCTAACTAGGTGGGGAcaagttaattaatattttttttttacttataaatgtAAATTCTCTCGATCTGATTTTATtctattaatcattattaaatatTCGACATTTTGGTAAATTACTAGACCCATTGGTAAAAAACTGGGTAATCCTTTTGGTGTACggatctgcctatatatatatatatatatatatatatatatatatatatatatatatatatatatatatatatatatatatatatatatatatatatatatataaacctaacttgttttttttacacaaaattgcTAAAGCATTTAGCTCTGTAccccatttgtttttgtttttaaacatCTCAATCTCAGTGACGTTGGTACAGTGATAGTGAAAACACTTCTCAAATTAATGGATAATTTTAAGCATGGATTTAAGCTTATTTTTGCACCTGAAGCTGAATATTGTTAAGGTATTGTTGATGCATATATtcctatatttattttttccatattattCATTTAAACACAGATCTATATTAAACAATTTAcaatttgttgatgtttttttttttcttttgtatttttctgCTTCAAGATCACAATAGGctatatttatttttctccatgatagtttttttttatataaaatggtaGGATAAAATACATTAAATCAACGTGGAAAAAGTTTATTATTTAACAGTAACTATTAACAACACCAAACCTAAaatacaccattttttttttattttttttttaaagaagagaaCCATAAGCCTATTTCAAACCATTTTCATTTGGTTGAAGGAAGgttatatatattacaatgtataCAAAATAACTCAAAATACTATGAATAGATTTtgattaaaatttaatatatacatcAACTAAGATGTAAGGAAGAGATATGCTTGATAATTCTCCTCAAATTTCATTGAGAAAATAACATTTTCGTCTTTGGCGGGGGTATGCGCTATCTCAGACTATTTCAGCTTCTTATTATATTGTCACAGGTGGGCTGTTCATTTTGTTCTTTGCCTGTTCAGGTTAGAAAACATTGTTCAGTTATTTTAAGTTGGTTTTGGTTCATGTACAGATGGAGTTTTTAacatttttgaaaataattttcaaggtaactaatatactgtatatatatatatatatatatatatatatatatatatatatatatatatatgtatatatatatatatatatatatatatatatatatatatatatatatatatatatatatatatatatatatatgtgtgtgtgtgtgtgtgtgtgtgtgtgtgtgtgtgtgtgtgtgtgtgtgtaggttagtATAATGTATGTGCAAAAAAAATCAAAACTCAATTTTACTATATCATAAAGTTAAATACTAAATTTTgagtctattgatatatatatatatatatatatatatatatatatatatatatatatatatatatatatatatatatatatatgtgtgtgtgtgtgtgtgtgtgtgtgtgtgtgtattatatatatattatatacacactcacaaGAAAATTTAACTCCAAGACTGTCacaaatttaatatcattattatcacagcAAACCcaaagaaaaaagacaaaaaaataacaataaaaaaaaacacaaataacaaAATATACCCAAGACATTACCATAGCCATTTCCGAAGTGTTTCCTTATTCTTCTCCGGCGGTGCTGTCGTAGTCACCAAGGACTTCCGGTTCCTGAAGGAGGATCTGAAGGAACTAGTGGTGGTAGCGTGCCTCAGAAAACGCTGATCCATCTTATTGAATATGTAGGGCGCCGATGTGCTGTCCAGCtgtcatattatatattaattgctttcatttcttcttcttttattcccTTATGGTCTAGTTGTTCCAAATGAGtatattgattttttaataatggatgatgtttatatatatttcctagttTGGTTTGATTGTCTAGATGTTCGTAAATGGAATTTAATCGTATATTTTATAGTTATTTAGTTGATACATTGTCATATATGGTTCAGTTTATGGTTTAGAAGTACTTAGAAGTTAAATTAGAGAAATTATAGTCCGTGTAGGCTAATTTTACTGTAGTGCACTGAACTATTGCGTAGGACTAGGTCATCTGTGACTAGTATAGTTAGACTAACTATTTCAACTTAAGATTAAGTCGAAGTCATAATCGATATGGGTTTTGGTTGTCAAAAGTTCTTTGTCTTGTCTGATGTCAATTGTCTGTTTTCCTTGTAGGCCTACTATTGTCAATTGTCTGTTTTCCTTGTAGGCCTACTATTGTCAATGTCAGTTTCCTGTACGAAAATTGTTACTTTTCTTTTGATTTGTAGACCtataatatttttgtatacattattcaaCGATTATTTATCAACAGAGACTTAATTCAGGGTTGATTTTGATAGGCCTATTttatttgaaggatttttttttagaattgttacTTTTCTTATTGATTCATGTAGGCCTTTaatattttttgtatacattatttaaCGATTATTTATCAACAAAGACTTAATTTGGGGTTATTTTTGATAGGCCtatattatttgaagaatttttttcgAATTGATACTTTTCTTATTGATTCATGTAGGCCTATaatattttttgtatacattatttaaCGATTATTTATCAACAGAGACTTAATTCCGGGTTGATTTTGATAGGCCtatattatttgaagaattttttcGAATTGATACTTTTCTTATTGATTCATGTAGGCCtttaatatttttgtatacattatctAACGATTATTTATCAACAGAGACTTAATTCAGGGTTGATTTTGATAGGCCTATATGATTTGAAGAACTTTTGAGACAGCCATTTAACTCTAATGTCTATAGAAATGGGATAATGTAATATTAAGCACATTAGAGAAGTAAATAAGGGGGCATACCcatctaggatatatatatttcatctttcatctGATTGGCCGATATTTCTGCCAATCACGAATATGTTCAAGGATATCGGCTGATGAAATTTACCGTCAGCTTCAATAAAACATTCATTAGACCTAGTTTATTTAGATCTAGGCTTCAAATTGAAGATTGATTAAGAAATGTCATTAGATTGACAGTAGATAGTCACTTAAGGTAttaccttgaatatttttttttactaattttatctTCATTTATAGTAAATATAATATTTGACCCCAAATGAAGGGAAAACTAAAGACTTAATTTTTACAAGtctataaaaacatatttaaaatgttttttaaaggtAAAATAACCTAAATTATAAGACAATAAACTATGCCtatttaataacaaaatatttttgacTAGGGAATAATTGATGGTAGATATAGTCTTATATTCTTGACtagaaaaaagatttttttttttttaaatattcaaatagaggACAATAATCTATCGAtagatttgaattaaaaaaaaaagtctgtaacATTATTATAGGCCTATGTCCTGTCATCTgtcatttcttttattcttataattatattttctccTTGTTCTCTTGTTCCTACTgaattattaatcatatatattattCCACTTTATTCTTTGCTCCAAATCATGAGATATGTCTGGTTCATTTTGTTTGGATGCTGTCTCATTTCTGTCTTTTGTGTCTTCCTGTTTGTCTTCTGTCTTGCCTTTTGGTTCTGTCTCCTGTCTTGCAGTTTGGTTCCTGCCTtgtgtcttgtagtttatttctgtcTTCTGTGTCTTCCCGTTTGTTTTCTGTCTGGGCGTTTGTTCCTGTCTGTGTCTTACCTTTTGATTCTGTCTTTTGTCTTGCCTTTTGATTCTGTCTTCTGTGTCTTGCCCTTTGTTTTCTGTCTTTTTTCTTGCCTTTTGATTCTGTCTTCTGTGTCTTGCCTTTGATTTCTGTCTTTTCTCTTGCCTTTTGATTCTGTCTTTTGTCTTGTCCTTTGTTTTCAGGCTTCTGTCTTGCCTTTTGATTCTGTTTTCTGTGTTTTGCCGTTTGTTTTCTGTCTTTTGTCTTGCCTTTTGATTCTGTCTTTTGTCTTGTCCTTTGTTTTCAGGCTTCTGTCTTGCCCTTTGATTCTGTTTTCTGTGTTTTGCCGTTTGTTTTCTGTCTTTTGTCTTGCCTTTTGTTTTCTGTCTTTTCTCTTGCCTTTTGATTCTGTCTTTTGTCTTGTCCTTTGTTTTCAGGCTTCTGTCTTgccttttttattatgttttctgtGTCTTGCCCTTTGATTCTGTTTTCTGTGTTTTGCCGTTTGTTTTCTGTCTTTTGTCTTGCCTTTTAATTCTGTCTTTTGTCTTGTTGTTTGTTTTCAGGCTTCTGTCATGGTATTTAACCTATCTTTTGCGTCTCGTTTGTTTTCTGTCTCCTGTCATTTCCCTGTCTCTTCCCGTCATCAGAAATAATAATCAGGTTTCCTGCTATAGCTAGGGTTAGTATAAAGTACCTGCGCATTGACGGTCGTCGTCACGTAGAAAGGCACAGCCGTCGTGATAAACCTATCGACCGTGCTCACAATGTACGAAGGCACGGTGGTCGTGATGTAGTTGTTGTACGTGCTCGTGGTCGTCAGATGAACCTCGGAGACGGCCGTGGTCGTCAGGTATAGAGGCACGGTGGTGGTCTGAGTGACGGCTAGCTCTTTGACGTAGGTAGTCGTTATGTATTGAGGGAGGCTGTACGTTTGGGTGATGATGACCTGTTTGTAGACGGTCTGCGTGACGTACGTCGGGACCTCGTTCGTCTCCGTGACGTACACGTCCTCGTACCTAGTCTCGGTGAGGTACGTCGTCGTGGTGATGTAGTCGTACGCCGTGGTGGTGAAATGGGTCGTGCTGGTGACGTACTCGGTGTCGAAATGCGTCTCGGTGAAGGACGTCGGGAAGAAAGACGTCTCCGTTATGGTGGAGTAGACCGTAGACGTCACGGGGAACGTCTCCGTGGTTGTGTCCGTTAGATATTCGGTCCGGTACTTCGTGTGGAAGATGGTTGAGACTATGGTGCTATAAACGGGTACTTCTTTGAAGTCGGTTAGGGTTTGAAATTGGGTCACAAACTTCGTCTCGTATTGGGTTGTGTATACGGGGACATCCTTATACTCTGTCTCTGTTAAATAGTCTGTTCTATAGTCTGTCACGTATTCTGTGCTGTATACGGGCAGGGGCTCGGTctgtaaaacaagaaaaatacgggaattaaatatctattaatatacaattaatgcagccgtttctagtccgttggtgtcgattggtgatggtgggagattttggtctgatcactcacagcagaccaagctagtatgggtggccctagatagtacaattttgctgatcatggcgatatgcaaaccccttCACaatgataaggtatccccactcagaaagggatatatatatatatatatatatatatatatatatatatatatatatatatatatatatatatatatatatatgtgtgtgtgtgtgtgtgtgtgtgtgcgtgcgtgcgcgtgtgAAAACCGATATAATCACCCACCCAAACCGGCAATAATTCTTCCCTGCAATTGTCCGGCGAAGTGTTGCCATTCGCTAAGTCATTCTTATTTGAATTTCGAAGCTTCTCCTTAGAGAAAGTAATGaaagttatttatattttctcttcatattttgatCATATTTATCATAGTTTGGGTTTCTCCCTTTCTATTTTTTATTGAACATATTTGTAAGACATTTATGCGTGAGAAAAGTATTGAATATGATTGGACTGTGGTTTAATAATCaagtattttgtaaataaatattttttttttcattttttatacttACACGCTCAAGCACATtccgatatatctatctatttatctatctatctatctatctatatatatatatatatatatatatatatatatatatatatatatatatatatatatatatatatatccctttcttagtgggtataccttaacgtggtgaaagggtttgcgtatcgccatgatcaataaagctgtactagtgagggccatccatactaggttggtttgctgtgagtgatcagacgaaaatctcccaccatcaccaattcgccctggccagcgtggtgatgaaatggccaaaccctagacatgaataaggacatgtctgaggtatttgtcctgcagtggactagaaacagctgcatttgttgttgttgttgttaacatacatacatacatatacacatacatacatacatacgttagcAAATAACACAATTTCGCAACTCATCATTATCACCATTTCTTTAGTCTCACGCTTCTGTTCCCACGCTTCGAAGCTCAAACAGAGAAAGTTACCTTAGACCTACTTTAGTGATAAGTAGTATTAAACACTTTACGCCTCATTATGGCTT includes:
- the LOC137635292 gene encoding uncharacterized protein produces the protein MLPTRAAKTTQGPKKRELFGALPPTSPLYLSLIFLLLQLSRSTYAHPGASLNNNIRIVSEKEEYEKTPRDSGNFFEGVFDFGDRFQDTPRAHSGGAYGGGGGGGFGGGGGGGGGFGGGGGGGFGGGFGGGIGGGGGGYNQQTVTITHTSFSQILVTQTVTDTSISYVTHRSTDYITQTEPLPVYSTEYVTDYRTDYLTETEYKDVPVYTTQYETKFVTQFQTLTDFKEVPVYSTIVSTIFHTKYRTEYLTDTTTETFPVTSTVYSTITETSFFPTSFTETHFDTEYVTSTTHFTTTAYDYITTTTYLTETRYEDVYVTETNEVPTYVTQTVYKQVIITQTYSLPQYITTTYVKELAVTQTTTVPLYLTTTAVSEVHLTTTSTYNNYITTTVPSYIVSTVDRFITTAVPFYVTTTVNAQLDSTSAPYIFNKMDQRFLRHATTTSSFRSSFRNRKSLVTTTAPPEKNKETLRKWLWQRTK